Within Nitrospira sp. MA-1, the genomic segment TATGCGGATTTTTGGTCCCACCCGCAATGCGGCCCTCATTGAATCCAGTAAATCGTTTGCCAAAGAACTCATGGTGCGGGAAAAAATCCCCACCCCATCTTCCCACACGTTTGACAAACTGGAGCCGGCGTTAACCTATCTGGAATCCTGTCCGCTCCCGGTCGTCGTGAAAGCAGATGGTCTGGCGCAAGGCAAAGGGGTCATCATCTGTGCGACCAGGGCCGAGGCCCGTGAGGCAGTTTGCAGCATGCTGGAAGAGCAGCGCTTTGGAAAGGCCGGCGCCCGGGTGGTGCTGGAAGAATTTCTTGATGGAGAAGAACTCACGGTCATGGCCTTTGCCGATGGTCGTACCGTTATTCCGATGCTGCCTGCTCAGGATCATAAGCGAATCGGTGAGGGGGACACCGGTCTCAATACCGGAGGGATGGGGGCCTATGCACCGGCCCCGTTGGGAACACCGGAACTCCGGCAGCGGATTCTTGATGAGGTGTTGTGTCCGGCGGTCACAGGGTTGTCCCGGGTGGGGAGTCCATTTTACGGCGTGTTGTACGCGGGGATTATGGTGAAGGATGGGAACCCGTATGTGCTGGAATTTAACGCCCGCTTTGGTGATCCTGAAACGCAGGTCGTGTTGCCACTCTTAAAAACGGATTTGCTTGATGTGCTTGAAGCCGTGGTCGAACATCGTTTGGACCAACTGCAGGTAGAGTGGCATGATCAGGCGGCCGTGTGTGTAGTATTGACCTCCGGCGGATATCCAGGGTCCTATCAAACGGGTCTCCCGATCACCGGCCTGCCGGAAAAAGAGTCGAAGTCCGTCATGGTGTTTCATGCCGGGACCACTCATGCCAATGAAAAGATTGTCACGAATGGGGGGCGGGTCTTAGGGGTGACCGGGCTTGATTCAACCCTGGCGGGAGCCAGAGATCATGCCAATCAGGCCCTCGCCTCGATTCAGTTTAAAGGCCGGTACTTTCGTTCGGACATTGGCCACCGCGTGCTGCAGGTTCCATCCTGATTTAAGAGGCCCCTCCTGTGGCCACCGTTCTCCAACTCAATTCCCCACCATCGCCTCAACTGATTCATCAGGTTGCGCAATGTCTTCAGGATGGCGGAGTCGTGGCTCTGCCGACCGACAGCTTTTACGCGCTCGCGGTGAGTCCCTTCAATGAGATGGCATTAGAGCGGCTGATGGATATCAAAGGCGAACGCAACCACAAACCCTTTCCGGTGTTAGTGGGTGACCCATCGCAACTGGACTGGCTGACGGAAGTGATTCCCGATGTCGCTCGAACACTTATGAAAGAGTTCTGGCCCGGTTTGCTCACCTTGATCTTTCAGGCTCGTTCAACTTTGTCTCCCATTCTGACCGGCGGCCAGGGAACCATTGGTATCCGGCAGCCGAATGATCCACGAGTCTGCGAACTCATGACGCACATCGGGCCGCTTACCGGCACTAGCGCCAATCGAAGCGGGCAGCCGCCGGCAGAATCCGTGGGAGATGTAATGGAACAATTAGGGGCAATGGTTGATGTGATTGTTGATGGTGGCCCTACGCCCGGTGGTCAACCCTCTACCGTACTCCAGGTTTTGCCAGAGGCTCGTATCCTTCGTGAAGGGGCTATTTCCCGCCTGAAACTTCAAGAAGTCCTTGCCTGCAAAGGAAAATCTCTTTCCTGGTAGGTTTCTGAGAAATTCTCAAACATCATTGAATGAATGAGATTGGTCCCCTTCACCATCTGCTCTCCTGTTTTGTCTGCATGGGGCGTTGTCCTAAGGCAACCAAGGAAAATGAAATTGTTGTGTTTAAGAAAACCTCTTGAAGTATCTGATCTATTGGATATAATCTTACTAGTAAGTTTATAGAAAAGGAGGATAACATGGCGTCTATAGCCACAACAAAACTTTCGTCCAAGGGCCAAGTCGTCATTCCGGAAGAGATACGAAAACAACTGGGCTTAAAAGAAGGCGATCAATTTGTGGTCGTGGGGCAAGATGACGCGGTCATTCTGAAAAGCATCAAAAAGCCTGTCTTGAATGAATTTGATTCGCTTATCGATAAGGCCAGGCGGCAGGCGAGGGACGCCAGGTTGAAGCGTTCGGACATTGGGAAGGCCATTGCCAAAGTCAGAACCACTTCATGAGGCTCGTCCTTGACACCAATGTCTTTATTTCTGGTGTGTTTTTCGCTGGACCGCCTTTTGATATTCTGAAATCTTGGAGAGTTGGCCAAATTGAAATTGTCGTCTCTGCTGAAATTCTTGACGAATACCGACGAGTTGGAGTTGAGCTGTCCGAGAAATACACAGAAGTTGACCTTACTCCGTTTCTCGAGCTTCTGATCTCCCATGCCATCGTCGTTCATGCACCCCCCTTGGATGAACGTGTGTGCTCCGATCCTGATGATGATAAATTTATGGCTTGTGCTCTGGCAGGCCGGTCAAAATTTATTTGCAGTGGTGATAAGGCCCTCCTGAAGATATCGGGATACAAGGGGATTTCGGTCGTGACACCCAGAGTATTCGTGGATCAATACCTGCCACAAAAGAAATAACCAATTGGTTGTTGACCTCCTTTTCCAACTAAGTCTCTTGGCAGGGGCCTGTCCTGTTGAAGTGTTTGACTATTTGACATAATTCGTGAGTTGAGCAAGGATTCGTCTGGAATACCAGCGGTTCTAATATGGTTCCGGCCTTACAGATTTAAAATGTGTTTCGGGAATTCATTTTAGCCTCTTCCATTAAAAAAGGCTGGCAGGTGAACGCATCGTATTTTGCTCACCAACTCTTGTGTCAACGTAATGTTCTATGTTGCCGGGACTCGCCCCGGCTGGCGAGGCCCTTTTGTTTCGGCAAAAGGTCCCAAAACCAGTGACGCCCCGTCTGGCCTCATTGAAAGGGGATGGACGCAAGGCTGAAGAGGGCGGACCAACTCGCTCCGCTCAAACAAGGCCCGCCAGCGGATGAGAGCGTCCATCTCTAGGGCCAGACGGCAGGCGTCGGGCTATAAGTGGTACTTTTAGAAACGCTCATACTAAGAACGAGGAGCTAAAAATTCTGCATGATTCGTTTGGAGGCTGGCGGATGGTTTCATCATCTTTCTTGATGCGGAAAGCAGGGAAGACGGACGGGACTTGCAGCCTTTTGTCTTCAAAAACGGAATGTGGGTTGGTTCTAAGGTATGAGAAACATGAAGGAATCGCAGTCAAATGGATTTGGACTTGCCCGGATAAAATGCATAAGCGAGCGAGCTTTACAGACCAATATACTCACTAGTTAGATTCTTGCGTGCCGAAGAGGGAAGAGAAAATATAAATGATGAATAAAGAACTTGAAAAGCTGTTTAATCCTCCATGGTTAGAATCAATTAAGAGACTCCAAAAGCAGACGGATCTTGCTATTTTAGCGTTACGAGAGTCTGAAGCTTTACGCTCCATCAAAACACTAGGTGAATCTGCCAGGCTGGCTTCTTTAGCATTTTGTGAATCGGACCTAATGAAGACTGCTCGGATGGTTGCAGAAAGCAGCAAACTGGCGTCGCTCGCGTTCCGCGAGTCAGATGCCATGAGGTTAATCAAAGAGATGACAGAATCAAGTCGCTTTGCTGCACTCGCATTGCAAGAATCAGAAGCAATGAAATCTTTCAGAGCTGTTGCGGAATCAACTAGATTATCTGCTATTGCATTCCAGCAATCTGAGACGACAAAGCAACTCAAGTGTCTCGCTGAAACCAGCCAGCTAGCTTCTATTGCGCTAAAGCAATCGAAAGCTTTTGAAAAGTTGTCACAGCTCAGCAATCTGGAGTCATTTAAAGCTCTTTCTCGCTTGATAAATTCTCCGTTCCCTGAACAGGCATCTTTAGCGTTTGTGATAGATATGGCGTATTCAGAAGCGATTGACGACTCTCTTATAGAAATAGATGCTGAAATAAGAGAAGAAATATCGTCCGTAACTGACTTTAATGCGCTACCAGAAAAAACAAAAAGTATCTTACTTTACCTGTATCACACCTATTTTTTGCCGGTTTTATTAAGCTGTTTGTCGGCATACGTAATGACAAATGCGGTTAAAGCTAAAATAGAAACTGTTAGAGTAACCACGCCTGGTGAGGCGAGAGCTTTTGTTAGAGAGACCAACAGAAAATTCGATCGGTCTGCGTTAAAAGCGTTTCGTATCACAACAGCTAATGCATTGAACTTTAGAGACAATTCCAGCATGAAATCTGAAATTATCACGACTCTGCCAGTTGGAACTTTGGTCGAAGTTATAGATAAATCCAATCGGTCTTGGCTACTCGTTGAAGTCGAAATTGATGGTGAACTTGAGCAAGGATGGATTTTTAGACGTTACACAGCGTATTTCAGATGAATCTAACTAAGCGCTGCTTTCGGATAAATTTTACGCTGGGCTCTAAATTTGCCGCAGAGCGCGGCGTTCAGCCGACCGCAGGCGGCGGACGGGGTGCTGACGGAGTTGACGGGGGCCGT encodes:
- the purD gene encoding phosphoribosylamine--glycine ligase, translating into MNVFIIGNGGREHALAWKLAQSPRVTKLFCAPGNAGIAQVAECVPLQVDDPEGLKHFAQTHEINLTLVGPELPLSLGIVDEFRKSHMRIFGPTRNAALIESSKSFAKELMVREKIPTPSSHTFDKLEPALTYLESCPLPVVVKADGLAQGKGVIICATRAEAREAVCSMLEEQRFGKAGARVVLEEFLDGEELTVMAFADGRTVIPMLPAQDHKRIGEGDTGLNTGGMGAYAPAPLGTPELRQRILDEVLCPAVTGLSRVGSPFYGVLYAGIMVKDGNPYVLEFNARFGDPETQVVLPLLKTDLLDVLEAVVEHRLDQLQVEWHDQAAVCVVLTSGGYPGSYQTGLPITGLPEKESKSVMVFHAGTTHANEKIVTNGGRVLGVTGLDSTLAGARDHANQALASIQFKGRYFRSDIGHRVLQVPS
- a CDS encoding SH3 domain-containing protein yields the protein MMNKELEKLFNPPWLESIKRLQKQTDLAILALRESEALRSIKTLGESARLASLAFCESDLMKTARMVAESSKLASLAFRESDAMRLIKEMTESSRFAALALQESEAMKSFRAVAESTRLSAIAFQQSETTKQLKCLAETSQLASIALKQSKAFEKLSQLSNLESFKALSRLINSPFPEQASLAFVIDMAYSEAIDDSLIEIDAEIREEISSVTDFNALPEKTKSILLYLYHTYFLPVLLSCLSAYVMTNAVKAKIETVRVTTPGEARAFVRETNRKFDRSALKAFRITTANALNFRDNSSMKSEIITTLPVGTLVEVIDKSNRSWLLVEVEIDGELEQGWIFRRYTAYFR
- a CDS encoding AbrB/MazE/SpoVT family DNA-binding domain-containing protein, which codes for MASIATTKLSSKGQVVIPEEIRKQLGLKEGDQFVVVGQDDAVILKSIKKPVLNEFDSLIDKARRQARDARLKRSDIGKAIAKVRTTS
- a CDS encoding putative toxin-antitoxin system toxin component, PIN family, coding for MRLVLDTNVFISGVFFAGPPFDILKSWRVGQIEIVVSAEILDEYRRVGVELSEKYTEVDLTPFLELLISHAIVVHAPPLDERVCSDPDDDKFMACALAGRSKFICSGDKALLKISGYKGISVVTPRVFVDQYLPQKK
- a CDS encoding L-threonylcarbamoyladenylate synthase, translating into MATVLQLNSPPSPQLIHQVAQCLQDGGVVALPTDSFYALAVSPFNEMALERLMDIKGERNHKPFPVLVGDPSQLDWLTEVIPDVARTLMKEFWPGLLTLIFQARSTLSPILTGGQGTIGIRQPNDPRVCELMTHIGPLTGTSANRSGQPPAESVGDVMEQLGAMVDVIVDGGPTPGGQPSTVLQVLPEARILREGAISRLKLQEVLACKGKSLSW